A single region of the Sciurus carolinensis chromosome 16, mSciCar1.2, whole genome shotgun sequence genome encodes:
- the LOC124966617 gene encoding 40S ribosomal protein S13-like yields the protein MLAPRKGLSQSALPCCCSVPTWLKLTSVDLKEQIYKLAKKGLTPSQIGVILRDSHGVAQVCFVTGSRILRILKSKGLAPDLPEDLYHLIKKAVAVRKHLERNRKDKDAKFCQIHRLA from the coding sequence ATGCTCGCTCCTAGGAAGGGCCTGTCCCAGTCAGCTCTGCCCTGTTGCTGCAGCGTCCCCACCTGGTTGAAGTTGACATCTGTCGACCTGAAGGAGCAGATTTACAAACTGGCCAAGAAGGGTCTGACTCCCTCACAAATTGGTGTGATACTGAGGGATTCACATGGTGTTGCACAAGTATGTTTTGTGACTGGCAGTAGAATCTTGAGAATCCTTAAGTCCAAAGGACTTGCTCCTGATCTTCCTGAGGATCTCTATCATTTAATTAAGAAAGCAGTTGCTGTTCGAAAGCATCTTGAGAGGAACAGAAAGGATAAGGATGCTAAATTCTGCCAAATTCACCGATTGGCTTGA